The proteins below come from a single Terriglobales bacterium genomic window:
- a CDS encoding radical SAM protein, producing the protein MAEVQELAAPAPEAPPQYKLDVQLHELLMKPAARPVPPPPPSGVLQTLPVPPFPSRPKLQEGSDEDYVPKDGRRKYGPAQIAHAMRGWALPYLKSRILPGHLHPIVSYLFTEWKCNLDCHYCWAFDNRVKGMSEDIAKRSIDWLHEGTGRVLALMGGEPLLRPDFAHKVTHYATKKGFWVYIPTNGRLLRPDVIDKLGDAGVSVVNLAIDAVDLKPGLPKALVPIRKNFDYLIKRQFRYGYSVFININICGNNMDDVRELTEIAHDNGVATDYHICESPLTEQEHFKHLNNNPTYITEKHWDQVDELLEWLVAKQRAGYKMTNSTSRISEMKEFMRGGIQEWNCRAGQNTLIIRTDGTLAPCFPMYNTHYDWGTIENHKFEPGPLNEMKKSCQPHCFSTLNHIVGFCYNDARVIKWLFKQAMHGFQGVTNWSDD; encoded by the coding sequence ATGGCCGAAGTTCAAGAATTGGCAGCCCCCGCTCCCGAGGCTCCGCCACAATACAAACTGGATGTTCAGCTCCATGAGCTGCTAATGAAGCCTGCGGCACGGCCGGTGCCGCCTCCCCCTCCGAGCGGTGTGCTGCAGACGCTGCCAGTCCCGCCGTTTCCAAGCCGTCCTAAATTGCAAGAGGGCAGCGACGAAGACTACGTGCCGAAAGACGGCAGGCGGAAGTACGGTCCGGCGCAGATCGCTCACGCTATGCGTGGCTGGGCTCTGCCTTATCTGAAGTCGCGAATTCTTCCTGGCCACCTGCATCCGATCGTGTCCTATCTCTTCACCGAATGGAAGTGCAACCTCGATTGCCATTATTGCTGGGCATTCGACAATCGAGTAAAGGGCATGAGCGAGGACATCGCCAAACGCTCGATCGACTGGCTGCACGAAGGAACAGGACGCGTGCTCGCGCTTATGGGTGGCGAACCGCTGCTCCGGCCCGACTTCGCCCACAAAGTTACGCACTACGCGACCAAGAAGGGCTTTTGGGTTTACATACCCACAAATGGACGCCTACTCCGTCCCGACGTAATCGACAAGCTCGGAGATGCCGGAGTGTCGGTAGTGAATCTGGCTATCGATGCCGTCGACTTGAAGCCCGGATTGCCCAAGGCGCTGGTGCCGATTCGCAAGAACTTTGATTACCTGATCAAACGGCAGTTCCGTTACGGGTACTCGGTATTCATCAATATCAACATCTGCGGCAATAACATGGACGATGTCCGCGAATTGACCGAGATCGCGCACGACAACGGAGTGGCTACCGACTATCACATCTGCGAGTCGCCGCTGACTGAGCAGGAGCACTTCAAGCATCTGAACAACAACCCGACGTACATCACTGAAAAGCATTGGGACCAGGTAGATGAACTGCTCGAGTGGCTGGTGGCCAAGCAGCGGGCGGGCTACAAGATGACGAACTCCACGTCGCGCATCTCTGAAATGAAGGAGTTCATGCGCGGCGGGATTCAGGAATGGAATTGCCGCGCCGGACAGAACACGCTGATCATTCGTACGGACGGAACGCTGGCACCGTGCTTCCCGATGTACAACACGCATTACGACTGGGGCACGATCGAGAACCACAAGTTCGAGCCCGGTCCGCTGAACGAGATGAAGAAGTCGTGCCAGCCGCACTGCTTCTCCACGCTGAACCACATCGTAGGCTTCTGCTACAACGACGCCCGCGTGATTAAGTGGCTATTTAAGCAAGCGATGCATGGGTTCCAGGGTGTTACGAACTGGAGCGACGACTGA
- a CDS encoding TonB-dependent receptor, with the protein MKRVLRTLCSAVVFLSLNLVAQNIATANLHGIVQDPNGAVIPNAKVTARLAAQNLERTTQSNADGEYVLLNLPPGNYSIQVDAPGFARLVQSPVVLTIGQDAQLPVRVRVASTSEQVTVESNAELIETQRSAQSTTIDTQRIENLPINGRNYINFALTNSQLTRDDAPSIGAAPTSGLNFGGQRARANLVNLDGMNNVDNGVNGIRSTVSQEAVQEFQIITNGYNAEYGQAAGGIVNIITKSGTNNWHGSAYAYLRNRNIQATNPFSTVKDPAYTRVQPGATLGGPIVKDKTFFFFSFETTRRHESGFSSIGQNSFGLVPVDVSRFYGAPQGAIIFQGTSTQQAFLNGIPNAALANPVALNFAQQYSALVGGGSSTAVNGRLPSVAAIYGPLSGAPAFVTSRVALPASFHSLNSQIGNFPVFEGTTVYSLRLDHKLTNNQQLMLRGNVSPSTVTGIEVNGQNQTFGQNSYSRTSQQTYRDFAITAQDSWVIGNTKVNELRYQYSRRGLLYNFSSGPGGGDVAINIPGFAFFGREPFSFVDRTEQRHEVADVFSWNLGNHQVKFGGDVNHIPLDADFTVNFGGLYNFGSLSAVQLGFPATFLGTSVPDFSPVQAYGLGIPQSFVQGVGNPHASFTNNTLGFFLQDSWRIKPNLTLNYGARYDVEFTPTPAASNAMSAAAQDALGITQGIPQDLNNIAPRVGIAWDPFKDGKTAIRASYGVFFDHPLLALAFDSDVADGSQAPQLILGGGAFCNPQVPSTQGVGSLNATNGFMGIQTSSACALPPALAAGLQYLPAEQRYNALNANSLFVNQNFITAGVPLSILPFGFPTAKNFEYAYSEQVNFGIERDLGHNYSLALNYNFNGGHHINRPINANPTRGDLLLKNWQNAVAAGAVTPSTLPISVAACGVGAAGPFVPAAVTNFFRPSGLNQSLVPVVPAQCLALVQSVEQANGLGLGVPVPFSDMIANYANGSSVYHAMTANLRKRFSSHYEFLASYTWSHAIDDSTDLQSLLAPQDSFNPNAERSESTFDQRHRFVFSSVYQSGRVGEGWVGKLLSNFTVAPIVEASSGRPFNILVGADRNFDFGPNTDRPLVVPANTAVNLCADVPVASRFSPTGFLQPACYLNGTLNGNLKRNAGIKPTTVFTDLRIGRLFDLTERFKLEGTVDMFNLINKFNVADVNILWTNAGQPTAAFDPRQFQFGLKLTF; encoded by the coding sequence ATGAAGCGAGTTCTAAGAACGCTCTGTAGTGCGGTCGTGTTCCTATCTCTTAACCTCGTCGCCCAGAACATCGCTACCGCTAACCTGCACGGGATTGTTCAGGACCCAAACGGTGCAGTCATCCCCAACGCCAAGGTCACGGCGCGGCTTGCCGCACAAAACCTGGAGCGCACGACTCAATCAAACGCCGATGGAGAATATGTGCTGCTGAACCTGCCCCCTGGCAACTATTCCATCCAGGTGGATGCTCCCGGTTTCGCCCGGCTCGTTCAGAGTCCGGTCGTGTTGACCATTGGACAAGATGCCCAGCTCCCAGTGCGCGTGAGGGTGGCGAGTACGTCGGAGCAGGTGACGGTCGAGTCAAACGCGGAACTCATCGAAACCCAGCGTAGCGCCCAGTCAACAACCATCGACACCCAGCGAATTGAGAATTTGCCTATCAACGGACGCAACTACATCAACTTTGCGCTCACGAACTCGCAACTTACCCGCGACGACGCGCCCAGCATCGGAGCAGCTCCGACGTCTGGACTCAATTTCGGCGGCCAGCGAGCCCGCGCCAATTTGGTGAACCTCGATGGCATGAACAACGTCGACAACGGAGTGAATGGAATTCGGTCGACTGTCTCCCAGGAGGCGGTGCAGGAATTCCAGATCATCACCAACGGGTACAACGCCGAATACGGGCAGGCAGCCGGCGGCATCGTGAACATCATTACCAAGAGCGGTACGAACAATTGGCACGGATCGGCCTACGCCTATCTTCGCAACCGCAATATTCAGGCCACGAATCCATTCTCGACGGTTAAGGATCCCGCATACACGCGTGTGCAGCCTGGAGCGACCCTAGGTGGCCCGATTGTCAAAGACAAGACTTTTTTCTTTTTCTCATTCGAGACTACACGGCGGCACGAGAGTGGCTTTTCCAGCATCGGACAGAACAGCTTTGGACTCGTACCGGTCGATGTCTCGCGCTTCTACGGTGCGCCACAAGGCGCCATAATCTTCCAGGGCACCTCGACGCAGCAGGCATTCCTGAATGGAATTCCCAACGCCGCACTCGCGAATCCTGTGGCTTTGAATTTTGCCCAGCAATATTCGGCGCTCGTGGGTGGTGGCTCATCAACCGCTGTGAACGGGAGGCTACCATCGGTGGCCGCGATCTACGGCCCGCTCAGTGGCGCTCCTGCGTTTGTTACGTCTCGCGTCGCATTACCGGCTTCCTTTCATAGCCTCAACTCCCAGATTGGGAATTTTCCCGTGTTTGAAGGTACCACGGTATACAGTCTCCGCCTCGACCACAAGCTCACCAATAATCAGCAATTGATGCTACGTGGCAATGTAAGTCCGAGTACCGTGACGGGAATTGAGGTCAATGGACAGAATCAGACGTTCGGACAGAATTCTTACTCGCGAACATCGCAGCAAACCTATCGCGATTTCGCCATCACCGCGCAGGATTCATGGGTGATCGGAAATACCAAAGTGAATGAGCTCCGATACCAGTACTCGCGCCGCGGACTGCTCTACAACTTCTCCAGCGGACCCGGCGGCGGAGACGTGGCCATCAACATTCCGGGATTTGCATTCTTCGGTCGTGAACCCTTCTCGTTTGTGGATCGCACCGAGCAGCGCCACGAGGTGGCCGATGTCTTTTCGTGGAATCTTGGGAACCATCAAGTGAAGTTCGGCGGCGATGTAAACCATATACCGCTCGATGCCGACTTCACCGTGAACTTTGGCGGGCTTTACAACTTCGGCTCACTGTCGGCCGTCCAGCTCGGATTCCCTGCCACCTTTCTCGGAACCAGTGTTCCTGACTTCTCGCCGGTGCAGGCGTACGGACTAGGTATTCCGCAGAGCTTCGTACAAGGCGTTGGCAATCCCCATGCCAGCTTCACAAACAACACGCTCGGCTTCTTCCTGCAAGACTCGTGGCGGATTAAGCCGAACTTGACACTGAACTACGGCGCTCGTTACGACGTCGAGTTCACGCCGACACCTGCGGCCAGCAATGCCATGTCCGCTGCAGCTCAGGACGCGCTTGGAATCACTCAAGGCATCCCGCAGGACCTGAATAACATTGCTCCCCGCGTTGGCATTGCCTGGGATCCGTTCAAGGACGGTAAGACCGCGATTCGCGCATCCTACGGGGTCTTTTTCGACCATCCGCTGCTGGCTCTCGCTTTCGATTCCGACGTGGCCGACGGCTCGCAGGCGCCCCAGCTCATTCTCGGCGGCGGCGCATTTTGTAATCCGCAGGTACCCTCGACTCAGGGTGTAGGCAGTTTGAATGCCACCAACGGCTTCATGGGCATTCAGACAAGCTCTGCGTGTGCTCTGCCGCCGGCATTGGCCGCAGGACTTCAGTATTTGCCCGCCGAGCAGCGATACAACGCGTTGAATGCGAATTCACTCTTCGTAAACCAAAACTTCATTACGGCCGGTGTTCCGCTCTCAATTCTGCCGTTCGGCTTCCCCACCGCGAAGAATTTCGAGTACGCATATTCCGAGCAAGTGAACTTTGGGATCGAGCGCGATCTGGGCCACAACTATTCCCTCGCTCTTAATTACAACTTCAACGGCGGTCATCACATCAATCGGCCAATCAACGCCAATCCGACTCGCGGCGATCTACTCCTAAAGAACTGGCAGAACGCTGTGGCCGCGGGCGCGGTTACGCCGAGCACGCTGCCCATTTCGGTCGCGGCTTGCGGAGTCGGAGCGGCCGGGCCATTCGTGCCGGCAGCAGTTACGAACTTCTTCCGTCCGTCCGGACTTAACCAGTCGCTTGTGCCTGTCGTCCCCGCGCAGTGTCTGGCGCTGGTGCAGTCGGTTGAACAGGCAAACGGGCTCGGTCTGGGAGTGCCGGTTCCCTTCAGCGACATGATCGCTAATTACGCCAATGGCAGCTCGGTCTATCACGCGATGACCGCGAATCTGCGCAAGCGCTTCAGCAGTCACTATGAGTTCCTGGCGTCGTATACCTGGTCACACGCCATCGACGACTCTACCGATCTCCAGTCACTCCTTGCTCCGCAGGACAGCTTCAATCCCAATGCGGAACGCTCAGAGTCGACCTTCGATCAGCGTCATCGTTTTGTGTTCAGCAGTGTGTATCAGTCGGGAAGAGTTGGTGAGGGTTGGGTCGGCAAGCTACTTAGTAATTTCACCGTAGCTCCGATTGTCGAAGCCAGCTCGGGGCGGCCATTCAATATTCTGGTTGGAGCCGACCGCAACTTCGACTTCGGGCCAAACACCGATCGTCCTTTGGTAGTGCCCGCAAACACGGCAGTCAACTTGTGTGCTGATGTGCCCGTCGCCTCACGGTTCTCCCCCACTGGATTCCTGCAGCCAGCTTGCTACCTGAATGGCACTCTGAATGGAAACCTGAAGCGTAACGCCGGGATTAAGCCGACCACGGTCTTCACTGATCTGCGTATCGGGCGTCTGTTCGACTTGACGGAGCGCTTCAAACTCGAAGGCACAGTCGATATGTTCAACTTGATCAACAAGTTCAACGTAGCCGACGTGAACATTCTCTGGACCAATGCGGGACAGCCAACTGCGGCGTTCGATCCACGCCAGTTCCAGTTTGGTCTGAAGCTGACGTTCTAA
- a CDS encoding isoaspartyl peptidase/L-asparaginase → MDPVLVIHGGAWAIPDDVVEDHRRGVLNALRVGWEILASGGSALKAVEEAVVVMEDDDTFDAALGSFLTADGKVQMDALIMDGGTMRAGGVGCVERIRNPIRAARLILSESPHVYFVGEGAEQFVAGLGIELIDNRELVIDRERKRLAEAKAKAAAGERDLTFAGHDTVGAIALDSDGHLAAATSTGGTVNKTPGRVGDSSLIGCGCYADDQSGAVSCTGWGEPIMKLVLGKWATDRVAIGSVPELAAREAIGYLNSRLDGHGGMILLDARGRYGIAHNTPRMAWGVRTKSDEQLGIQVP, encoded by the coding sequence GTGGATCCGGTCCTTGTGATACACGGCGGAGCTTGGGCAATACCTGACGATGTTGTAGAGGATCATCGTCGTGGCGTGCTGAACGCTCTTCGAGTGGGCTGGGAGATCCTGGCTTCCGGAGGTTCGGCGCTCAAGGCAGTGGAAGAAGCCGTGGTCGTCATGGAAGATGACGACACCTTCGATGCCGCCCTCGGCAGTTTCCTCACGGCTGACGGAAAAGTCCAGATGGATGCGCTCATCATGGACGGCGGCACGATGCGCGCCGGAGGCGTGGGCTGCGTCGAGCGCATCCGCAATCCGATCCGTGCTGCCCGACTGATCCTGAGTGAGAGTCCACATGTGTATTTCGTCGGGGAGGGCGCCGAGCAGTTCGTTGCCGGCCTGGGCATCGAGCTGATCGACAACCGGGAGCTGGTGATCGATCGTGAACGTAAGCGTCTCGCTGAGGCCAAAGCCAAAGCAGCAGCAGGGGAACGCGACCTGACCTTTGCCGGGCACGACACTGTCGGAGCTATTGCCCTCGATAGCGATGGACACCTGGCAGCTGCCACGTCGACCGGCGGCACAGTAAATAAGACCCCGGGACGCGTGGGGGATTCCTCACTTATCGGGTGCGGCTGTTATGCCGACGATCAGAGCGGAGCGGTATCGTGCACGGGATGGGGCGAGCCGATCATGAAGCTTGTCCTAGGCAAATGGGCGACGGACAGAGTCGCCATTGGTTCCGTTCCAGAACTCGCCGCCCGTGAGGCCATCGGATACCTCAACTCGAGGTTGGACGGTCATGGCGGCATGATTCTTCTTGACGCTCGTGGACGCTATGGCATTGCTCACAACACTCCCCGGATGGCATGGGGTGTGCGAACTAAGTCTGATGAGCAATTGGGAATACAGGTTCCCTGA
- a CDS encoding NAD(P)/FAD-dependent oxidoreductase translates to MTSNSRRAVVVGSGPNGLAAAITLAQAGLQVEVFEAESQPGGGARTMELTLPGFQHDFGSAVHPMAAGSPFFSTLPLHEHGLEWIHFPAPVAHPLDDGTAVVLERDLGEAVRALGEDGRAWDHMVRPLVERWREVAPELLRPMIAVPRHPFVLAKFGLQGFTPATTLAKRLFHSERTRAMFAGLAAHSMVALDQPLTGSFGILFAVTAHAVGWPIPRGGAQSITNALRAHLESLGGNVKVSSRVDSLASVGEFSVALCDVTPRQLLDIAGDWFTPAYKRLLARYRYGPAAFKVDYALSSPIPWKAPECARAATVHIGGTMNEVAASEYDTAHGRHSERPFMLVAQPTLVDPTRAPQGKHVAWTYCHVPNGSTVDMLPRMEAQLERFAPGFRDCVLARHVLRPADLQNMDANLIGGDIGGGASDWRQLILRPTWRFYSTPAKDVYICSSSTPPGGGVHGMCGYNAAKTALKKLRL, encoded by the coding sequence ATGACATCCAACTCTCGCAGGGCTGTTGTCGTAGGCTCCGGACCAAACGGTCTGGCGGCGGCAATCACGCTTGCTCAGGCTGGACTTCAGGTCGAAGTCTTCGAAGCGGAATCGCAACCCGGCGGCGGAGCGCGAACCATGGAGCTCACGCTGCCAGGCTTTCAGCACGATTTTGGATCAGCCGTGCACCCAATGGCGGCTGGCTCTCCATTTTTTTCCACGCTGCCGCTACATGAGCATGGCCTCGAATGGATACACTTCCCCGCGCCAGTTGCTCATCCTCTGGACGATGGAACTGCCGTGGTGCTCGAGCGTGATCTCGGCGAAGCCGTGCGAGCTCTTGGAGAGGATGGCAGGGCTTGGGATCACATGGTTCGCCCGTTAGTGGAAAGATGGCGAGAGGTGGCGCCGGAACTGCTCCGACCGATGATCGCGGTGCCTCGACATCCATTTGTGCTGGCGAAGTTTGGATTACAGGGGTTTACCCCGGCGACAACGTTAGCCAAAAGGCTGTTTCACAGTGAGCGCACGAGGGCGATGTTCGCAGGACTGGCCGCGCATTCCATGGTCGCGCTCGACCAGCCGCTTACTGGCTCCTTTGGCATCCTCTTCGCGGTGACGGCGCACGCGGTTGGCTGGCCGATTCCGCGTGGGGGAGCGCAGTCGATCACCAATGCTCTCCGTGCTCACCTTGAGAGCCTCGGCGGCAATGTGAAGGTTTCAAGCCGTGTCGATTCGCTCGCGTCGGTGGGAGAGTTCAGCGTGGCGCTGTGCGATGTGACTCCTCGCCAACTGCTGGACATAGCCGGGGATTGGTTCACTCCCGCCTACAAACGTCTGCTTGCCCGATACCGATATGGTCCTGCTGCGTTTAAGGTCGATTATGCGCTGTCGAGTCCAATTCCCTGGAAGGCGCCGGAGTGTGCGCGAGCCGCGACAGTCCACATCGGCGGGACAATGAACGAAGTCGCGGCCTCGGAATACGACACCGCACATGGCCGGCACTCGGAACGTCCATTCATGCTCGTCGCACAGCCAACCTTAGTCGATCCGACACGCGCGCCGCAGGGCAAGCATGTTGCGTGGACCTATTGTCACGTGCCGAATGGGAGCACGGTCGACATGCTTCCACGCATGGAGGCACAGCTTGAGCGCTTTGCGCCGGGATTTCGCGATTGCGTGCTGGCACGGCACGTGCTTCGTCCGGCCGATCTTCAAAACATGGATGCCAACCTGATCGGAGGCGACATCGGCGGCGGAGCATCTGATTGGAGGCAGCTTATTCTGCGCCCCACGTGGCGGTTCTATTCCACGCCGGCAAAAGACGTCTACATTTGCTCTTCCTCTACGCCACCCGGCGGAGGAGTGCATGGAATGTGCGGTTACAACGCTGCAAAGACGGCGTTGAAGAAGTTGAGACTATAG
- a CDS encoding lipase maturation factor family protein — translation MDSIPKSVIRRLFSSECGASDRLIPRWIFLRALGLIYCSAFYSLVFQIRGLIGPQGILPAGEYLQAVAQSGVAHVRFWYAPSLLWISSSSGMLMALCWIGMIASLLLVLNLWPRAMLAICFVCFLSFVSTARDFSEYQSDGMLLEAGFISLFFAPPGLRPGLGAKHPPSRASLFLLQWEWLRIYFESGIVKLVSGEPQWRNFTAMDEYYQNGPLPTWIGWYLQHLPHWFHAGSALATLVMELGLVWMILLPRRFRIVLFFIVTFWELGVISSANYAFLNYLVLSLGILLVDDRFLVRWIPEKWRSRVTASLAAESSVMQTDQKEQPEVTEIARRGRPALRFFKARLRPHLRALTVAVSTVTLTWLFYVTTALLILMLAPRAPLPTMPIVMLQPFRIANQYGLFAVMTRGRYEIEFQGSRDGGNWVAYPFRYKPQALSEAPRIYAPYQPRFDWNLWFASLGTWTNNPIVPNTEVRLLTNSADTLKLFRGNPFADSPPKQVRAVLWQYWFTTMAEKRQTGDWWKRQLLGLYAPTLELQPDGKIGVVEMPQEMAPHR, via the coding sequence GTGGATTCAATCCCCAAATCCGTGATCCGCAGGCTGTTCTCTTCCGAGTGCGGCGCTTCTGATCGCCTGATTCCGCGCTGGATCTTCCTTCGCGCTCTCGGCCTGATCTACTGTTCAGCCTTTTACTCGCTTGTGTTCCAGATTCGCGGGCTCATCGGTCCACAGGGCATTCTCCCTGCTGGGGAGTATCTGCAGGCGGTAGCCCAATCAGGGGTGGCGCATGTTCGTTTTTGGTATGCGCCTTCGTTGCTTTGGATTTCGAGCAGTTCCGGCATGTTGATGGCGCTGTGCTGGATCGGGATGATTGCGTCGTTGCTTCTGGTGCTGAATCTTTGGCCACGCGCCATGCTCGCGATTTGCTTCGTCTGTTTCCTGTCGTTTGTATCGACCGCGCGAGATTTCTCGGAATACCAATCGGACGGCATGCTGCTCGAAGCGGGCTTCATCTCCTTGTTCTTCGCGCCGCCGGGATTGCGTCCGGGACTCGGGGCTAAGCACCCGCCTTCGCGTGCCAGCCTCTTTCTGTTGCAGTGGGAGTGGTTGCGCATCTACTTCGAATCGGGAATCGTGAAGCTGGTCAGCGGTGAGCCGCAATGGCGGAACTTCACTGCGATGGATGAGTATTACCAAAATGGTCCGCTGCCTACATGGATCGGATGGTATCTGCAGCATCTGCCGCATTGGTTTCACGCGGGCAGCGCCCTGGCTACTCTGGTGATGGAACTAGGCCTGGTCTGGATGATCCTCTTGCCGCGCCGCTTCCGCATCGTCCTGTTCTTCATCGTGACCTTCTGGGAATTGGGTGTGATCTCGAGCGCAAACTATGCGTTCCTCAACTATCTCGTGCTCAGTTTGGGAATCCTGCTGGTTGATGACCGTTTTCTAGTGCGGTGGATTCCGGAGAAATGGCGATCGCGCGTTACGGCAAGTTTGGCTGCTGAGAGCTCGGTGATGCAGACTGATCAGAAAGAGCAGCCGGAAGTTACAGAAATCGCCAGGCGAGGGCGTCCGGCGCTGCGCTTTTTCAAAGCGCGGCTCCGACCACACTTGCGTGCGCTCACCGTTGCCGTTTCAACAGTGACACTCACCTGGCTTTTCTACGTTACGACAGCCCTGCTAATTCTGATGCTTGCGCCGCGAGCTCCGCTTCCAACAATGCCGATCGTCATGCTGCAGCCATTTCGCATCGCAAATCAATATGGACTGTTTGCCGTCATGACGCGCGGGCGCTACGAGATTGAATTCCAAGGGTCGAGGGATGGAGGGAACTGGGTCGCATATCCATTTCGCTACAAACCGCAAGCTTTGAGCGAAGCGCCGCGCATCTACGCCCCCTATCAGCCGCGGTTCGATTGGAACTTGTGGTTCGCTTCTCTAGGTACCTGGACCAATAACCCGATTGTGCCCAACACCGAGGTTCGCCTGCTCACTAACAGCGCAGATACGCTCAAGCTCTTTAGGGGGAATCCATTTGCGGATTCGCCGCCAAAGCAGGTGCGCGCGGTTTTGTGGCAATACTGGTTTACCACCATGGCCGAGAAGCGCCAGACGGGCGACTGGTGGAAACGCCAACTCCTCGGACTGTATGCGCCGACGCTCGAGCTTCAGCCGGACGGCAAGATTGGAGTGGTCGAGATGCCGCAGGAAATGGCTCCGCACCGATGA